In Thiomonas arsenitoxydans, the genomic stretch CATCGAGCAGCACCTGGGCAAACGCCGCGACCCGCGCCGCGGAAGATCGCTTGAGCCCGGACTGGGGAAACGGGTTGAACGGAATCAGATTGAACTTGCAGTTGACCTGCGCAGCCCGCACCAGCCGCACCAAATCTTGAGCCAGTGCCGGGGTGTCGTTCACACCGTCGAGCATGCAATATTCGAAGGTGATGAAGTCGCGCGGGGCAAAGTCGAGATAGCGCTTGCACGCCGCCAGCAGTTCGTGCAGCGGGTACTTGCGATTGAGCGGCACCAGTTCGTCGCGTAGCGCATCAACGGGCGCATGCAGCGAGACCGCCAGCGCCACCGGACAATCCTGCGACAACCGGTCGATCATGGGCACCACACCCGAGGTGGACACCGTGACACGGCGACGCGACAGACCGTAACCATCGTCGTCGAGCATGGTGCGCAGCGCGGGAACCAGCGCGCTGTAGTTTTGCAGCGGCTCGCCCATGCCCATCATCACCACGTTCGAAATCGCGCGCTCGCCGCCCGGCAGACCCAACTCGCGCCGCATGGTGAACTCGGCGTGCCAGAGCTGGGCAAGAATTTCCCAGGTTTGCAGATTGCGGCTGAAGCCCTGATGCCCGGTGGAGCAGAACTTGCAGTTCACCGCACAGCCGGCCTGAGACGATACGCACAGCGTGTTGCGCTGCGCCTCTGGAATGAACACCGCCTCGACGGCGTTGCCCTGCCCGACATCGAACAGCCATTTCACCGTGCCATCGG encodes the following:
- the rlmN gene encoding 23S rRNA (adenine(2503)-C(2))-methyltransferase RlmN; amino-acid sequence: MSGELTSTNLLQFDRDGLVEWFGRHGHAAFRARQVFRWMHQKGVADFEAMSDLAKPLRQFLREHAHIAALPVLSEQRSADGTVKWLFDVGQGNAVEAVFIPEAQRNTLCVSSQAGCAVNCKFCSTGHQGFSRNLQTWEILAQLWHAEFTMRRELGLPGGERAISNVVMMGMGEPLQNYSALVPALRTMLDDDGYGLSRRRVTVSTSGVVPMIDRLSQDCPVALAVSLHAPVDALRDELVPLNRKYPLHELLAACKRYLDFAPRDFITFEYCMLDGVNDTPALAQDLVRLVRAAQVNCKFNLIPFNPFPQSGLKRSSAARVAAFAQVLLDAGLVTTVRKTRGDDIDAACGQLAGEVQDRTRRVIRMQQAAAVPNAARLGH